The sequence GGTGACTTAGTTTGGGGAATTACAGGATGGGAGGAATACAGCGTTATCACTAATCCCGAAACtttattcaagattcaacatactgACGTGCCTCTTTCTTATTATACAGGAATCCTTGGTATGTTTCTTGTTTAACATTATGCATGACACATCCTATGTTATTTTACGCATAAAACGTCATGTGGGTGTGGGTCAATCCGATCTGTTTCCATCTATGTATAAGAAGTTAAGAACACACCAGTTTTGACCTCTCACCCAACCCGCCCATTTTGCCACCTGTAGGTATGCCTGGTATGACTGCATATGTTGGTTTCTATGAGATTTGTGGTCCAAAGAAAGGAGAGTATGTCTTTGTGTCTGCAGCTTCAGGTGCAGTCGGTCAACTCGTTGGGCAGTTTGCTAAATTAGCTGGATGTTACGTTGTTGGGAGTGCTGGTACAAAAGAAAAGGTTAGCGTCTTTAAACGTTTATCATAGTTTCTAATCGTGTAATTGAGTGATGGAAATACAACTAATCATTATGTATTAACAAATTACCGGTTAACTATGAGACACAGCTGATACCTTCTGATAATAAATGTTTTCTTGATAATTTCCTAGACTTAAAAATTAATGTTATTCATTTGTTTCCATATTgttgtgtgtgtatgtgtatgttATTACCCAAGGTTGATCTGTTGAAGAATAAATTTGAATTTGATGAGGCTTTTAACTACAAGGAAGAACAAGATTTAGATGCTGCTCTGAAAAGGTTAGCTTCAGAATTTATAGGAAGCAAAATGAGCGGGTCAATGACTTTCAAAACAAGTTATTTGGGACACGAAGGTTCACCCAGGACACTTTTTGTCCCAAGATTTCAAAATACAGATGGTTTTTATTTTAGTATATGATTACAAGCTTATAATTATATGTTAATCATAATATAAATTCTGTAGAGAACTTTTTATGGGGGACATGTTTCCTTTTtcgctacttttattattttattttacccatTGGGTCCATAAGACGATGATTTAAAAAACTATCCAAAAAGACTGACTGATAAATAAATGGGTCGATATTTCCACCTTCAAATCAAATTGGAATTTTTTAGTAAGATTTGTCTTGTTATGTCAGGTACTTTCCGGAAGGCATTGATATTTACTTTGAGAATGTTGGTGGGAAGATGTTGGAGGCTGTACTCTTGAATATGAGATTAAATGGTCGCATTTCAGCTTGCGGGATGATCTCACAGTATAACGAACAAGGGGAAGGAGTGCGTAACCTTTTTCATATAATAGCAAAGCGTTTGCGCATTCAAGGGTTTATCGTGAGCGACTACTATCACTTGTATCCAAAGTATATGGAAATGATTATACCCCTTATTAAACAAGGGACTATAAGTTACATTGAAGACGTTGCAGAGGGACTCGAGAGTGCACCTGCAGCTTTGGTTGGGTTGTTTTCGGGCAAGAATGTTGGGAAACAAGTGGTGGTTGTGGCTCGCGAATGAGGATCGACAAAAATGCTTATATCTTTAAGGTTCTGTGTATGCGTATGTAAAATGGAGTTGAGCTTAATAATGAAGTGTCGTTAGTGTTTTGTGATGTGTGGTTTAATAAAGCTGTTTGTAAATTGGTAGAGCAATAACGGGCTGAGGATTTGCATTTTGACTTTTATTGATGTCAGCATAAAATTCTTCATCTTCATTTGCATATTACAACTTTCTTGTTTCAAACTTTTTTGAAGTGGTACACTTATAAGCGATTTGTGTAACTTACTTTACCTAATAACTTGAACATGGACCGGTTGAAGTTGTTCAAAGAATGACCGTTTCTTGAGATATGTTAGATTTGAAATGACATATATATTTGGATACCGAAGATGACATATGAAGGCACGATATCGGAGTGCTGCTTCTCAAGGTCGTCTTAGAAAAACCTCACCGGGGTGATCTAGTTACCCGGAATTTTCACTATTATTCTACAACCATTGAGCTAGTATACCATTGAACCGTACTAGCTTCGTTACAAACTTGATACTGAACTGTTCACCATCCGAACATTCGCTAGCTGGAAACACAACTTTTACTACCGAAAAAAAGATCTCAAGTGATTAGGCGGGGACAGGACTGCATGCCGTGACTTATTCGGCGCAATATCACAATTTATTAATTCTCGAGACCATTCCTCTAGAGCAAATTTAAATACCAACCTAGCCAGAAGGCTATCTAAAAGCGAGTcaagcgcacacacacacacacaaaaaaaaaaaaaaaaaaaaaaaaaaaaaaaaaaaaccgagacCAAACCAAACAAGAACATACAATCTAAACTAAGAACAAACCCCCTACAATAAAACAGGGACACAATAGCCCTAAGCTAGGCAAGCATGTCATGACCAGTATACATAATTAAAAGCTATCCCTAGGAGCTTATAATTCGGTTAAATAATCGATATTGAAATTGAAAGTTGAAACAATCAAGCTAATGAATGCTTCCCATATAAGAGCTTTCATTTGTTAGATTGTTGTCGCTTAACTTCTGAAGCACGTCTTTTAGTTTCAAACTGGTGGATCCTGTCAACATATTGTCCACGAATCGGTTGTAAGATTTGGGTAATGATAACAACAAATGTAGAGCCAGATCCTCTTCTTTCATTATATCATTTATGTCAGACAACTTCGAAACCAACCGACGAAAAGTGACAATATGGTCACTCAGATTACCTCCTTCTTCGAGTTTCAGCAAGTACAAATCCTTTTTGACAACCAATCTATCTTTCAACACCTGCAAAAGTTTGTCATTAAATACACTACGTGAAGATTTGTAAGCACTTTTATATGTTTATCTAGTTAAGATAGCTCTAATTTTATTTGCAAATTATGGTTTTCATTTAATTCGTTGAATTCTGGAAAACTATAAAATTGTGAAATCTTACTTGGATATCCAATGCTTTTTTGAGTTGCATATATACTTCATCCGCTTTTGGCCTTTTTTCTCGCTTTTCATGCAAGCATTGATAGGCAATCCTTAGAAAAGTAGCTAGCGACTTCGCTTCAATTTGTTCCTTAATACCCTCAAACACAATATCATCCACTAAGAAGTCTTGATATTGCTTAGATTCTCTAAACTTCTTTACACATGTAAGTGTTCCGCACAACATCTCACATAAAACCACACCAAAGGAATAAATATCAGATTCTATGGTTAAAAAACCAGTGTTTTCATAGACGGGATCACAATACACGGGATCAAAATAGTCGGCCGACCCAACAACATCTTTAACGGCATATTCCATCTTTTGATTTTTAGGAGTTATTAAGGAAAAATCAAAACAACTGATTTTTGGAGTCCAATCTTCATTTAGTATGATATTAGCACTTTTAATGTCTCTATGTACAACCAAACTTTGTCTTGCAAAACCTTCATGAAGAAATTTTAACCCATTCGCAATGCCTATGCATATTTCAAGCCTTTTTGTCCATGTAAGACTAACATCATTCACATGGCTATTAAGAGTATTTACGTTATATGCATTTTCATAAACGATAATTTGCTCATCCTTATCCTTACAATAACCAACAATCTCCATAATATTCTCGTGTTTATGCCCGAATAGGATTTCAAGCTCCCTTACAAAATTATGTTCTTCAGAAGATCTAGTGACCTTTAAAATGACCTTCTTAAGTCCAGTATTATATGGAACTTCTCCTCTGTATAACATCCCATATCCTTCTTTTCGAATGAAATTTTTCTCACTAAAGTTTTTTGTGCCCAATTTTATGTCCTTAAGTGAGAATTTGAAGATGTCATTCCGGTCTTCCTGTGAATGACGGGATACTTGATTACATAATAATTTACTAGGTTGTCATAATAATGTAACTATTTTCTAACAAAAAATAAAAGAGGACATCATATATAGAGA comes from Rutidosis leptorrhynchoides isolate AG116_Rl617_1_P2 chromosome 4, CSIRO_AGI_Rlap_v1, whole genome shotgun sequence and encodes:
- the LOC139843370 gene encoding 2-alkenal reductase (NADP(+)-dependent)-like, with the translated sequence MEQQQVINNKQIVLKDYVNGFPKESDMILNTSATINLKLPQGSNAVLVKNLYISCDPYMRGRMSKSQGSYVDSFTPGSPIVGYGVAKVLDSGHSKFKSGDLVWGITGWEEYSVITNPETLFKIQHTDVPLSYYTGILGMPGMTAYVGFYEICGPKKGEYVFVSAASGAVGQLVGQFAKLAGCYVVGSAGTKEKVDLLKNKFEFDEAFNYKEEQDLDAALKRYFPEGIDIYFENVGGKMLEAVLLNMRLNGRISACGMISQYNEQGEGVRNLFHIIAKRLRIQGFIVSDYYHLYPKYMEMIIPLIKQGTISYIEDVAEGLESAPAALVGLFSGKNVGKQVVVVARE